The genome window gcgtaacctgtgtaggagactcggtcggacctggtcggacctcatctctccccatcgattgtgacctataatccccgacattgcccttatgaactcacatccaccTGGTATAAGCtggtatacacctatccgacttcgccattactgcggtgtccccgatgtaaaactgcggtgtcccgaggtcgggggttccatccattatttattgtgtgctatacagaattgtacccgggaattgtacacaacagtgatattcaatacacaatcatgagtattgaattacgaattaaatctcccgctctggtacatctgtgttgccgtcaatagagggccaaatacagtaaacgcttctcggattggtgtatacaaagaattggttacatatCAATGACCTTTTGGTTAGTATGACCAcggaattcagtatcgaagttacgtaatgttactatgtcaacgggatcacgcgctagagtaatgaaccacgatcgaaatgatcaccacataaagtatatggcactcgaaggcataccaaagtagcgtgatccggtaaccaagagaattacgtaaccacttcgatgctgaataggcctggaagcggcgctagaaattagcatgaagccgcattcatatgtaaatagcgtattgttatttaaatttgtgcccagacgtattgagggcgacaggcatgttatccagacagagaatgtcttgatgcgctaggcatgtcaaattgctgagtgaatgtgtataaatcccctttctgtataggtaataagctagtttatttcgtgttccagtttgttataacaaaaaaaaagtattatattaaatatagtaagtgtataaactttgaaattgacgtgaatttgaagtgcagagctccaaatctagctaaatcgtgtagtgtgatattatgctgtgtgacccctctgcgtggtagaattatattcataaaacattgaatttaacatataatatgggcagccaaccacgatttatcagcatttaaaagatatattaattaacaaagataaataatcaatagtacaaatgacaatttaactagtaaacaagtctgaaatcttaaaatgttgccacgtgatttcccgaacacatgatatatcaacatgtgaccattattcagatttaccgaagtatttggagtatggtgcacggcttgcaggcaactgtgtatttctttacctccgtataaaatcaacaATTCATGCTGGGacccaagtaacattctgtctgcctaGTGCAGattgttaatttatttttgcttgagagcatatagaaatacataaagacgaataaggcgccatgatggaaagctatggaaggtcaggtcgggtatcaaaggttattttaacttcaaatactacttgtgtttcacaccttgcctctgtcacgtatttccttcatattattgacctcaagtcctaattttgactttgctattgcaaaatgtcatttcatatcaaattagtagactttctttgaaaaaacatatcactggtgcctgatgggaatatccgtccgccatttcatttaactggatcgttttcgcctggtttgtgcccagatgtattgggggcgcgctatactctcattgaacaggcaaagttcgcaaaactaacaacgttgttatttgccaatatcaattaacatgatccaaggggtcgaacatgaattattcataacggatcgataactggcctcactttctagctagtaaaccagcggaatttttcataggttttgcgttgctataatagaacaaccgtgaatttagtgtcacccccttggtatgacttcagggatagaccctttgtgCGACTTTTTATTATGCAGAATCTTTTCTGCATGTGCCCGtggcatgtgccaatattgcgtaacgttagaggttaatatatttctttgacatcGAGTAGGCTGTGTGGttctgtggccgagcggtctaaggcgttgtgattTCTTCGTTGCTGGTCTATGCGTCAGTTGTTCGAAACTGTGCGTCTATCATTtctcttatgctgctttatttttccagcgtagggcttagaaaaacaaaaaaaactaatttattattaattaattaattaattaattaattaattaattaattaattaattaattaattaattaattaattaattaattaattaattaatttatttatttatttatttatttatttatttatttatttatttatttatttatttatttatttatttatttaaggaaggaaggaaggaaagaaggaagtaaTGAACAAACGAACGAAGTTGGAATGTATAACTATGTGAATTAGTGATTGAGAAGAGTGGGTGAATTGATTTACGGATCACCTGATATATTAATTTGTGAGATATATGATTACTGAATTAATCTGTCATTATAATAGAATATAGCAGTggtcaaatattattataataattagctAACATTATTCAAGTGGAACAAATGCACGCGAAACAGATGCGCTTGATTGCATGGACCATACCCCCTCGTCGAGTGGTGAGATTTATGATATGCCGCCCCATTCTATATGCAAAAAAGATAGTGTTTAAAAATGAATCATAGTGATCGATCAATCGATTTTATGATATTGCTCATGATAATATTAATCGATTTACTTGGTCATCATAAGGAGATTAATTTGAGAGAAGCGGAAACTTAGTGAGTGAGTGAAATTagttactcagcaaacacaaaacgttttcaacatcattcgctaaaggttataaaaggttgccagaaaacgttaattgtcgggttatataaagaatatataaagggtataaaaacattttcataacattcgaaaacattttttgataactttcTTACTCCCTTagatgttgacaaaatgtttggcaaaaatgtttgcagaaaatatttttcaataacattttgaagacatttaaaaatatttttgaagtgtgttttcacacaaaacgtttcaaaacgttttcatgacctttataatacccgacatttaatgttattaaaacggttttaccaaaaccaaaaacccaaaatataacctgccgtatccatttcatattgaagtataTCAATTGTTGACGTCTTTGTTAGTTAATAAGATTAGTAATTCCAGGGGATTAACTTTAATTCGAACAAGTAAGTGGTCGAACAATCGGAACTAACCCATATTaattgtattatacatgtaccacTATACTTTTAGACTTCAGGAGCATTACATATCCTGATTATACTAATATGATATTTACTCCGCACGATGTACTCGTGCGATAaactcttttcatgttcattcacctGTATAGGTGACATGGGAGAACATTTAGCATAACTAAGCAACAAGCTCTGAGATCCAGCATAGAAGCCACAAAGAGTGAAATTGTCTGATTTACATAACAAAGCATAATTTTTAGAGCCAACGCCCTTTATACATGTATCAATTCTCTATCATGCATGCTACATTAGGCACTTAACCTAAGATAAGAATACTATCGACATTTCCCTTAAAGTCAAAGTGATATAATTTACATTTTGGATGTCTGTTGTGTAGACCTACTCTTCTCTTCTGTTGAGGCGTAGTTCCTGCTAAATAACTGCAAAAACGCCTGACGATACCTTGGATTGGTCACGCTGTAGATGAGCGGATTGGTAGTCGCATTTGCTACTAGTAAGCCACGGACAAGCCACAACAAGGTCCGCAGCTGAGTGCCTGTCATTTTAATTCCAATTCGAGAGTCGCTGAGATGCAATACAGCAACATTGATTCGAACGAAGAAATACGGTGTCCAACACAGAAAAAATACTACGTTTGTGACAATAAGCAACCTTGCGACGTGATTACGCGATTTCATAGCTTCGCCGGAGATTCTTTCGTGTAACTTCTTGATAATTCGACTAAACATGATGGTATTGAAGATAAGTGCAATAACGAACGGTAATGCCTGAACTATGGGAGAGAATGCAGTGAAGAAGGGATGAATAGTGGCGCAGCTTAGACTTAACTTAGAGTTCATATCCGCAAAACTATCACTATTTGGCCACAAGACACATACCTTTATTAGCTTGCTGAATCTAGGTACAACGAGTCCAGAGTAGAGGACACCCAGTACCCAGGACATTATGATAAGTTTCAAAGTTCGTTCTTTGTTAGCGACGAGGCGGTGTTGAACAGGTCTACAGATACATAGGTATCTTTCTGTTGTCACGTTGAGGAGTAAGCAAAGCGATGTAAAGAGGGTGACATAGATGATTGATGCTTTCATGATGCAACCAAAATTAGTTGAGTGGGACTCCGTGTTTAATGGCGCATTTCGTATATAATCGCCAAGAACGTCATTGGTCATTGTGATTACGAATACTGTATCACATATTGCTAGATTGGCGAGATACGCGTTAGTCAATGTACGCATTGAAGGTATCTTAGCTACCACTGCTAAAAAGGCTAGATTACCGAACACTCCGACCGTTAACAGAATGGGATAAAACACCGTTATTATGTAACGGTCTGTAGTGGAATAGAAATACTTCTCAATGACCTCTTCCTCGGAGAGGGTACTCTCATTCCTGAAACTTCCTTCCTTGCATAGAGCATCGACAGATGAATTACTCTGTGATTCCATTGTATCAGCGAAAGTTACGCCTCTCTAGATTAGACAAAATGATGAGTACCACTGAGCTAATGTAACCTTAACGTTAAATGCTCTCAACAAATGAAAAGTAATTGCCAATCCCTAAAAAGAACGATTGTCTATTTGGTAGCAAAAGCAATACATTCAATATTTGAGTTGAAACACGCGTTTGTCAATATCATCTAACACAAAGAAACGAGTTTGTGTATAAAGATGCAACTGTTAAACAAAGTTTTCAATCTGTGCTGTCAAACATGTGTATCCGTAATAGTCAGTGGTGAGGACAGTGACTAATGAGCTCGATCAGCTTATTCTGGAATGTGTTATGTGAATCTCGAATAATATCATGGTTTCTCGTTCGTAATCCGTGTATATAGCAAGGAATATCAAATCTGGAACTGACAATTTGTAATTAACATGTGTCCCATTGTTATTCAAAAAGCGTATACTGTTATTAAAACTTTCCCAGAGGGCGTTAATATAGACAGAGCTAGGACGGCGCTTGACTTACAAGTATGATGACAACTCGTTTTAATATTATTCTATGTTGGGTTGAATGCGCAGTAAAATAATCGCCTATCCAAAGGATATATGAATTCGTTACAAAATGTTGGCGTGTATGCAAAAGGGAAAGTCTGGAGTTGGCTCCCGTAATATGCAGTATCTACATATATTGACTATTGGAGCTAAATTTGATTTTCATATCTTAAGCTTACCTCCATGGCCTCACTGTGTATTGTCAATGGCTGGAATGCGAAAATATTTAATAGctttgtcaaattttaatatattaaaagAAAGATCCAGAGTTGCTTGTGTGTCTGTAATAGCTTTAGATTGTTGTTATGCATATAAAAATGGACGCAGGACTCTGGAAGTGGCATATTGTTTTCGGAAATATTTTGATCTGTTTTTCAGTCCGAAATGTGCGATACCGTGGTGATGGGTTTTGGCAACGAAATTGCAAATTTGACCGCAAGTTTCGCTCCTTCTGTTAATATTTGTACAGAGATGTTTAAAAGATTTATGTAAGTAATTGTTTCGGGAACAAAACAAGGTATTACGTACCTTCTGACATGGAATATATGGGGATTTGTGTTTTTGTGGCAACGGTCAAGGAAATATTGTGAACGCGCTATCGACCATAGGATTTCCCTAAAATTGATAGATTTCTTTAAAAACAACTTTTGTTCGCTTCTTTATCTATTTATTACATACTCAAAAGGGTTACCGAAGCAACATCGAATTCAGAAAACTGTGCGTGGTATTGGATAAAGACACAATATACAAACAGACATAATTAATATtacatcaataataataacaaaataaacacCTCAATTTTACTTAAATATTGGAGATGTTGAGAGCATTTGGTCATTTTTGTGAGAGGTCTTTCCAACTATTGTAAGAGACAAAAACTTAATTTATTTGTGTTAATTCTGGTCCTTATAACTCTGTAGGCCTACTTACGAGGTAGCTGGATGTTACTCCCTTGGATGGTGTTGTTTGACTTTGGACGAATAGTCTGGTGTTGGAATTGCAAGCGATTCATATTGCATCTTAAAGATCTTTcaatgaaaattttatttgtctATTGTACTGGTCGTAAAAAAGTAGCAGATATGTGGCAGTAATTCACTACATGATATCGGCATTAGATGCGTTGGTATGCTACCTAATATTCATACGCGTAGATCCGGGGGATCCGGGAGGCGTAAataccccaatattttgccaggaggggatggtccatacaatcacccccccccaatgttgacgcctgtatgtgggtttctgaccaaattaacctcatatttggccattttagacacaaaaaccaaaaaaatgttCGCGCTTtcgcacaatatttcatcagtttagattCAAACTTGCAAAattcgcatttgtaccataaacttattctgtcgccaaaaggtgccgcattcactatatttcaagacaTTGTTtctcaaccccatccccccaccatgtcaaaaagaaatcgacGCCACTGCTAATATTAGTTGCAGATATGGAGCAATGATCAACTACCTGATATCTACAGCATGACAATGAACAACCtcctgatatcagcattagatataaaaggcattgattaactacctgatCAGCCCCcgggtacactcatagaaatgacttgttcgccttgttggcgcaattcaaaaggagtaagtttggacaactcaaaaatagtgtaaaagttgccaaagcaaaattcattttagttatccgaacttaaaaaatgctgaaaaagctcaaaaagtttcgtcaactaatcaactttgttggcattacttaaaaagttgatgtaagtcgttgcgtcaactttttaagtaatgccaacttctgaattcaagttcagggaacttaaacaaggttcaaagaaccaattaattgtaactcaacatgtaagttgatgtaactcattcatattaagttactggtacttattgtt of Amphiura filiformis chromosome 14, Afil_fr2py, whole genome shotgun sequence contains these proteins:
- the LOC140169140 gene encoding kappa-type opioid receptor-like, whose protein sequence is MESQSNSSVDALCKEGSFRNESTLSEEEVIEKYFYSTTDRYIITVFYPILLTVGVFGNLAFLAVVAKIPSMRTLTNAYLANLAICDTVFVITMTNDVLGDYIRNAPLNTESHSTNFGCIMKASIIYVTLFTSLCLLLNVTTERYLCICRPVQHRLVANKERTLKLIIMSWVLGVLYSGLVVPRFSKLIKVCVLWPNSDSFADMNSKLSLSCATIHPFFTAFSPIVQALPFVIALIFNTIMFSRIIKKLHERISGEAMKSRNHVARLLIVTNVVFFLCWTPYFFVRINVAVLHLSDSRIGIKMTGTQLRTLLWLVRGLLVANATTNPLIYSVTNPRYRQAFLQLFSRNYASTEEKSRSTQQTSKM